The nucleotide sequence TCGCAATTTTCATATCTTTAATAAAATGCTTAATATAAAAACCTGGCTCGTAATTCCCTGCAATCATTCTTGGAGCCAGATTGTTTAATGACCAGCTTCCTGCTGCTCCAGTCGTAATGCTATCTAATACTTTACTAGGATTTAACCCAGCCTTTTGGGCATATGTAATAGCTTCACAAACCCCGATCATATTGGAGGCGATCGTAATTTGATTACTCATTTTGGTATGCTGACCTGAACCGGCTGGTCCTTGCAATTGGATGTTTTCTCCCATTACTTGAAAAATAGGAAGCATTTCTTGAAAGGCTTCTGTTTCACCACCGACCATAATCGCAAGCGTTCCGTTACGAGCACCGACGTCTCCACCGGATACAGGAGCGTCTAACACATGAAGATTCTTCATGTGTGCTTTTTGAAAAATTCTTTGAGCAAGGGATGGCTTAGACGTTGTCATATCGATGAGATAAGCACCTGGTTTTGCATGTTCTAATAGCCCATCTTTACCTAGGTACACCTCTTCCACATCTGACGGATAACCAACTATCGTAACCATAACATCCGATGCTTCTGCCAGTTCCTTGACGGATTCCTTCCAAGTAGCCCCTAATTCGATGAGAGACTTTGCTTTACTCTTTGTTCGTGTATATATGTTTAAAGCATAACCAGCTTGCAATAAATTTGCAGCCATACTGCTTCCCATTACTCCCGTTCCGATAAACCCAATTGTTTTTGCACTCATTACAGTCTCTCCTCCTTCATCGTCTAAGTTGTTATTATTCTACAAATGGGGGTCAAATTCCTTTAGAAAAAATGACTGGTGGTTGCTGAAAATCCTTCACATGACACAAAGGAATAAGCGGACTTTGTTCAACAAACATTCATAAAGGCGGTAGAAATTGAGACGGAATGGGCTGGCCACATGATCGGCAAAGTCAGATTTCTTTGAACAAAAATCTCGTCAATATACAAAAGTGAATGACGCAGGTAACGGCTTTGATGATCTGTAAAAGATAGTTTTGTGGAAAAAAAGAGATCAAATCACTATGATTTGGTCTCTTTTAGTTGGTCCATGCCATACTTCATACCGTACGGACCTTCTCTTCTCAATCTCACAAGAAAAAGGTATGTACTTTATCATCGTCTACAGCATAATGCTGGTATGGTTGTTCGTTTTTAAATGCCAAGCATGCTTTTTCATCAATTCCATATCCTATAGATGCCTTTAATTGTTCTATTCCTTTTAGTAAATTATCCCGATCGTTCCATTGGCTAAAATGGACACTAACAACTAGATCCTTGCAAAGGCCTAATCCACTTCCGCTCCAAGGTAAACCGTCATCTGTATCATGTGGAGAGAGCAAAATGGTTTCGGGCATGATAAGAGCACCCGCAGAGTTTCCTGCTATTGGTGTTCCATCCCAATACTTCCGTTGTATAACTTCTTTCAAAGAAGACTGAACGTAGCACTCATAGTAGGTTTTCGTATGCCCTCCACCAATGAAAATCCCAGTTGCTTGATTCAACCTAGTCGTTGCTTCTGATAAGTCATATAAATGGTCTGGATGGAGAACGATCGTATCAATTTGATCAGGTTGAAGTCCTAGGCTTAACCAGTGTTTTGTGTAGTTTGGCTACTTCGATAAAATTCCGTTGCACTTTCGCTTGATTTAAGTTGCCACCGAGCATGAAGAGATAGCGATTAGCCATGGGAGTATTCCTCCTTTTCAAAAGAGCATATCATAAGGCGAATACATTTACATCCGTACGCAGATATCTTACGATAAAGACACTTGTTTTGCATGGAGGAGAAAGCAAAATGGAATGGATGTACAAGCACTTTGAACAGCTGACGACGACAGAGTTATACCAAATTATAAAAGCAAGGATAGATGTATTCGTTTTAGAGCAGGAATGTGCCTACTCTGAACTGGACAACCACGATCAAGCCTCGACCCATTTATTTTTACATAACGGCGAAGAAGTCATCGCTTACGCAAGACTTTTGCCAAAAGGCACTACCTATTCTCAAGCTTCCT is from Radiobacillus kanasensis and encodes:
- a CDS encoding NAD(P)-dependent oxidoreductase, yielding MSAKTIGFIGTGVMGSSMAANLLQAGYALNIYTRTKSKAKSLIELGATWKESVKELAEASDVMVTIVGYPSDVEEVYLGKDGLLEHAKPGAYLIDMTTSKPSLAQRIFQKAHMKNLHVLDAPVSGGDVGARNGTLAIMVGGETEAFQEMLPIFQVMGENIQLQGPAGSGQHTKMSNQITIASNMIGVCEAITYAQKAGLNPSKVLDSITTGAAGSWSLNNLAPRMIAGNYEPGFYIKHFIKDMKIAIESAQELGLTTPGLELSLSLYEKLASEGEENSGTQALIKFFQTK